acatgtctgcttcagctgctttaatcgtaattttactaaatatcaccccctaattaattattataagttatctaagtatttAAAACAGCTCTCCGTCGGCCTATTGGCTTTAGCtgttttctttgtgattttactatatcatttctaattaattattataaattatttacatattaaaaaattaataatatctaataaaacaatagaatagacatttatgacatatctgcttcagcaTCTTTAATCATAATTCTACTAAATATCAcctctagttaattattataagttatctaagtattaaataaataaataatatttaatagaaaagataaaatagatatagaccgataagttaactcttgatgttttaaaataacttgacgttttatatgagATTTCACTTACTTTTTTTCACATCtatcttttatagtaattttattgtatcacttctaattagttgttgtgagtcatttaagacatgtctatttcattggttcaatcgtgattttactatatcacctctaattgattattatggtcatctaagtatcatgtcacttaaattggagtagaaaaagttttacacaataattaaaaatttaaattatttaaaaaaatataattgactatcagtgacacaaaactctggacaaggagagtagtatatattttttgaaaattacataaaaatattataaattacaataattaaaaacttgaaatatctaaaaataatttaatctattatatattttttaaaaatacttagaaaaatactataaatcataataattaacaacttaaaaaatttaaatgatataaatatttggttgactctcaaaattatatcagtgtcacttaaattggaatagaagaaaaatattataaattacaataattaaaaatttaaagtatttttaaaatacaattgatatcaatgccacaaaagtttggatagagagagtaacatatattatttaaaaattacacaaaaaatattatattttataatattaacaacttaaaatatctaaaaacatattaaaagtatgattgattatctaaattcaatTTGTGTTAcaaaaattgagacaaaaaacaTATATTGAGCTTATGCTAGATCCCAAATGATTCTTAGGATGTATAAGcaatccatcttttttttttttttaacttttgtttagatatatcaaaattgaaaatgcAAGTTCTAATACAGTACATCAAACaaagtataagaaataatgttagcataaataataccaataatactaatacaagcattattaatgcaaacattattaatacattctatcagcattatttttatacactctaacaaacgaCTCCACGTTTCAATGGAAGAAATATATACTAAAAcaaagttcaataaaatatctacataAGTATGTTTTATTGTGTTATCaaagataaataatttaaattaatatgaaatatgataacttatagttttttttatataatttttgagacacttaaaatttgaattaaaaatattaatttagtttaacttcaaagaacaagttgacaaataaaaaaggagaaaatgaaagCAAATGATGTTTATGGTGGCTTAGTAATAGAATACAATGTGGGTTATTAATTGCAACCCACATatgatgtaatatgcaatgactagataaccatttatctttttcaaaaattattctcTAGTTTATACAACAAGTGTCAAGTCTTACGTATCAgttttaatctcaaattttttacTTAATGTAACAAATCTCAATCATATGATTAAAGATATAAACTTCTAAATGCAtcgaattttgttatttatatgagtaagttatatATAATTATCTTATAAGACTTAGCTCCTTGAAAAATACTACCAAGTAGTTAACATATTTtctgtattcatgttttataatttataattagaGCTAATATCAATTTAACTTACTGTACATGAtaaaaatatcttaatattaGACCCGTGCTGATATGGTTCATGCCCCTCTAGTATTGCTAAGAAAATCAAGATTATAGTGCAATGCCAAAGAAGATTGATTTAGGTACGTCATAGATTTATATGTAATTTTATGTGTaacattgtcatttttcttttgtaatctccTTATTTAAATTTCTAACTTCTTCATTAAAAATAAGGTTCATTATTGAAAACCGATATAAAATGAGCGTAATTCCAATACCATATTGTAATACTTAAAAAAAACGGACATAAACCatccaaaatcatataaaaaaataattaacataagGTAATTAATTATCAAGTGAAGTTGAAGATGAATTTGACTTTTAACAAATAGAAATTAATTTAACatcaatatattaaaatttacttTCCATTTTTACTCTATGATTTATATTAGTGATAAATTTTTTCTTCATAcaataattacataattttttaatttcccataagataaatatttacaagaaaaataatatactgTTTTTATAGTACTCTATAAATAATGatatattcttttcttttcaatagtacgaaacataatataataaatcaatataataaattttatttattatctagtcTATTTTCTCCCCCATTTCTTCCATACAATCAAACAATATAAAACCAATAAGCATACatgcaaaaaaaataatctacttCTCATTGTTCAACTACAGGACAAGGGAAAGAAGAATGACTACgttttctttatttatacatttaataAACTATCTTTGTAACTCCAAAATGAATCTATCAAACTAAGGTGTGTCATCTTTTGTGCACGGCGTTACAAAGAAATAGCAATGGCAGGATTAGATTATTGACTCCATCATTATTTGTTTGTctagttttaacttttcaagaagttaaaaaaataaaaattactttcaacattaggtgatttctttttatttgttctaACTTTGATAAACAGAGTTATTTGGTATATATTGTTGGTGAAAGGTGATAGGTATCCCGTGAAATTAATCtatgttggtgtaatataccacaaattataataatcattacagttgaaaataaaatgaacaaaagtgaagaaaataaaataatcttcttcttggctgatGTCCGAATATCTCGCTTtgtttaaggagattcaagtccaCTGTGGTATAATCTACACCAATCTAGCAATATATCTTGTGATTTTTCCCCTTCGGGATACAATAGCCgatcaacgatgtacaactcaaacaGCTCCGAATTAGTTGAAGAGTCAAAAGTTCCACCATAggacaccttccttcaacatatatttactctctttgtatagtgaatatagttaaagatttagaatattttctttgtctcaactctctctttcactaatatatttACTCATTTTCGGTATAGTGAATTGTTAAGATTCATCAATGGCAGATTAAGCAGCTAGATAACGATACAGAACTAAGAGGAGATTGAAAGAAAAAGATGTTttcttgtgaaaaaaaaaaactggaaAACTTACTACAGAAGCTAACCAAGTTATCCTTTTTATAGGAGTTATCAGCTATGCTAACTAACTTATCTTAGCTCACTAATCATCCAACTAATTGTGTAGTACAACCGACTAATATGTGTAGTACAACTATCAGTAACTAACCGACTAATATGTGTAGTACAACTATCAGTAACTAACTTTTTTACTCTGTACTCTACACTAACTTTAGAAATAATGCAGTACACGCATTTACATTGCTTGAATTCTTCAATCCTTCTAACACCCCTCCTCAAACTGGTGGCTGAAATATGTCTTTCACACCAAGATTGGACAAAAGATATGCATGTTGAGTCTTTCCTAAGCTCTTGGTAAGCAAATCTACCAATTGTTCCTTTGTAGATATATGATGAGTTTTAATCATACCTTGTAacaatttttctctaaaaaagTGACAATCAATAACAAAGTGCTTTGTTCTCTCATGAAAAATTGGATTGGCTGTGATTTGTATTGCAGCTTTACTGTCACAAAATAGATTTACTGGTTGTTGTACTTCCACTTCTAGCTCTTTGTATAAACCTATGAGCCAAGTAATCTTAGCAGCAGCTGATGCCATACTCCTAAACTCAGCTTGAGCTGAGCTCCTTGCCACAGtctcttgattttcttatttccAAGATACAAGGGCATTTTCAAACTTTACTAAATAATATGTTACTGACCTTCTAGTCTGTAAACAAGTTCCCCAATCAGAATCACAGAAGACTATTAATGTATTTGTACCTTGAGATGGCATGAACAAACCAAGTCCAGGTGCTGATTTAATGTACTTGACCACTCTCATTGCAGCTTCCATGTGTGACTCCTTGGGTGCATGCATATACTGACTTAAAACTTGCACTACAAATGAGATGTCCGCTCTTGTCATGGTTAAGTATAGTGGTCTTCCTACTAGCCTCTAATATTTTCCAATATCCTTTAGTGGCCTGTCTTCTGATGTTGTTTCTGAACTTTTCACATGAGCATCATACTCAATTGAGGTTAATCTCAGATTAGGATCAAGTGGTGCATATACAGGTTTGGTTCCACTTAGACCTACCTCATATATAAGCTCCAATGCATATTTGTATTGACTCATAACATACCCCTCCTTGGTCCTGGCAAACTCAATACCAAGAAAGAACTTGAGATTGCTTAAATCTTTCATCTTGAACTTGAGTTTCAAATCATTTTTAGTCTGATCAATTTTAGTCATACTACTTATTACTCACATAAACTAACACCACAACAATGTCTGTCGCATCCTTTTTTGTATACAAAGAGTAGTCATAGTAACTTTGAACAAATACCAGATCAAGTAAGGCTGCTGTCAACTTCAAGTTCCACTGTCTTGGGGCTTGTTTAAGCTCATATAAAGACTTTTGGAGTTTGCAGACCTTGTTACTCTCCCCCTTTCTGCAAAAACCAGGAGGTATAACCATGTAGACATCCTCAAGCAAGTCACCATGCAAAAAATAATTGTGAGCATCCATTTGAAACACGGGCCAATTATAAGCAGCAGCCACAGCCACCACAGATCTGACTATGACCATTTTTACCACAGGGGAGAAGGTTTTCGAGTAGTTTAAACCTTCCTTCTAACTAAACCCCTTGGCAAAAAGTCATGTCTTATACCTCTCTACAGCTCCTGAGGCTAAGTACTTCACCTAGAACACCCATTTACATCCTATTGAATCTTTACCAGGTGGAAGATCAACTACGGACCAGGTGTTGCTCTCTTCAAGTGCCAAAatttctgacttcatagcttcaATCCATTTAGGATCAAGGGAAGCTTCTTCAAAGGTAGAAGGTTCACATATAGAATAATAAGCAGCCAAAGCTGAACGATGAGATATGGACAAGTTAGCATAACTAATATGCTTAGACATAGGGTATAAGCAAACAAAATTAGATTTGGACTTCCTAGTTTGATAATCCCTCAACCACACCGGTGGTCTAGAGGGCATTATAGATGTTCTTCTATCAGTAGTAGAAGTTATAACTAGCATACTGGTGAAGTCAGTAGGGGAGGGGACATGAGAATTTTGATATGAAGATAAGGAAGAAGGGTTGATATCAGCAGGTATCACCAGTGGTACAATAGACTCATCTGTCATAAGTGTAAACTGAAGTATGGGGAACAAATGAGTGGAGGTAGTCATGTGCTGGAAAGGAAAACATTTTATTTGAATATAAAATCTCTACTGACCATAAACTCTTTAGAGTGTAAGGCATACAACTTGTATCTTTTTTGCATATGAGAATAGCCTATTAATACTGCAGGAATAGCTCTAGAGGCAAACTTATCCACCTGCCTTACCTCAGTAGCAAATGCAAGACAACCAAAACCCTGAGATAATCTAGAGTGGGAAGAGTCTTGTATAAACATTCAAATGGAGTTTTCCTTTTAAGAATAGTAGATGGTAGTCTGTTTATAAGATACACACTAGTGAGAACACATTCACCCCAAAATTTCAAGGGAATATGCGATTGAAACCTCAATGATCTGGTAGTATCCAAGATGTGTCTGTGTTTCCTTTCTACCATCCCATTTTGTTGGGGTGTATACACACAAGAGCTTTGTTGTAACACACCTAAGGATTAAAGTAATGCATTTACTTGTGAATTGAAGAATTCGCACCCATTATCTGATCGTAGGATTTTAACAGCAACACCAAAACATTGTTAATCATCACAAGAAAGTTTTTAATAGCCACTATAACCTCTACCTTGGAGTTAAGTAGCACTACCCAAGTGTatctggaatagtcatcaactAAAGTAAGAAAGAACCTCTTACCATTATGAGTAGGCACTCTGTAGGGACCCCAGACATCAGCATGTACAATATGAAAATAGGCAGAAGTAGATGTAGTACTCAGAGAGAAAGATTTTCGAGCTTGTTTAGCTAAGGGACATATAGTACAACAATCAATAGCTTTGTCAGATACATTCTTAAAGCAGAGAAGTTTCTTGAGAGTAACAGAGGGCACATGCCCTAGTGTTTTATGCCAAAGACTTATTGAATTCGCAAAATTAGAACGAAGAGCAATAGTACTATCCATAGCTGAATTCACATGCACTTTTGGAGATTGTAGCTTAATTTTTTGTGACTTCAAGGCTCTATCTGCAGTAACTACATAGAGATCATTCTCCAACCTACCAATCCCCCTCACTTTCCCATTATAAATGTCTTGGAATATACAGAATTTAGGGTAGAATAAGGCACAATAATCTAATTCACTTGTCAGCTTTGGAACAGATAAAAGATTGTACTTAAAGTCAGGGACATGTAACACATCAGTGAGTTCAAGACCTCAAAAAATCCTTGTGGATCCTATATGGCTGACCTTAGCTAAGCTACCAGTAGGTAGATGAACTTTTCCATCTTGAGACGAACACAATTTGTGACATTGTGTTAAGAGACTCAACTTACTAACCATGTGCTTAGATGCTCCTGTGTCAACTATCCACTTTTTACCAGCAAAAATAGATTGAAAACATGAACCCATACCTGCTGTAGTCATGGATGAATCACTCTCACACTTGCCTTTATCTTTATCAACTATGTGAAGAAGTTGTTGATACTGCTCGGGAGAGAATTGAGGAGGTTGTGGAGTAGAAAACTGTTGCATGTATGGTGGATAGTAGTATGGAGGTGGTTGCATAAATGGTTGAGGCGGTATATTAGTCATAAAAGCACGAGGTGATCTATAAAAATTACCAACATTGAGATTTTTTGCTGAGGTTTTGAAGAAAACTGCTGGTTATGATTGGATCTCACTTCTTGATTTTGATAGCCATAATCTCTACCATGACCGTTGTTGCCCAAGATGGGACCAGGATTGGATTTTTTCTTTCCTGTCCAGTCAAGTGGATATCCATGAAGTTTATAACATATAGCATTGGTATGACCATCCCAGTTGCAAAAATTACAGTGCAAATTGCTGTtaaaattcttcttgaatttggaatGAGACTGAGTTATTGATACATCCTGAGGAGCCTTTCCTTTATCACTAAAAATGCAATGTTATCACTCGTATCCCCAGCACTGACAGAGCTAGACTTACTAACAACATTTGACTTGTCCAGAGTCTCTTCTGCCAGAACTAGAGAGTATGCTTTGTTTATGCTAGGTGGTGGGTCTAACATCATGATCTGACTTCTACATTGATTATACGAATTATTTAATCCTACTAAGAACTGCATAAGTCATTGAAAATCGAAATGAGCTGCGTATGTTTTGGATTCCTCATAATTACATCTAGAACAAGGCATAAGTGAGTCAAATTCCATCCAAAGCTCCTTTAATCTGGAAAAGTAATGTAACACAGACGGAACTCCTTGTGTCAAAGAGGAAATTTCTTTGTGCAAGTAGAAAATCTGAGATTCATCCACCTATCAAATCATTCCTTAAGATCATTCCAAACTTGTTGTGCATTACTAGCATAGACTATATCACTAAGCAATTCACGACTAACAAATATCATAATCTAAGAGAGAACAATAGCATTACGCTTTTCCTAGAGATCATGTAAAGATGAATTaaacttttcttttgaactttgtcCATTCACAAAACCTAACTTTCCTTTACCTAGCAAGCCTATTTTCATTGATCTGCTCCACAAAGTATAATTTTCAGACCCAGATAGTTGAATTGAAACGAGAGAGCTACCTGGAGTATCACATGCATGAAGATGCAGTGGATGATTCGAATCAACAACTGTCTCACCTCCAGTTCCTGAGCTAGTTGTAGTTCCTGTTGGTGGCGCCATTGATGATTACAGAAGCAACACGTAACACCAAATTGGAATCTCTAACTATTTCTCGTTCGATGCAATTATGCCGCAACGAACACTGTCGAGCATCGAAAAAACAGGGGATTTAGATTGAAGCAAACTTAAAAGCTCCGAGCAAAGATCccgggctctgataccatgttaagatTCATCAATGGCAGATTAAGCAGCTAGATAACTATACAGAACTAAGAggagatagaaaaaaaaaagatgttttcttatgaaaaaaaaactgaaaaacttaCTACAGAAGCTAACCAAGCTATCCTTTTTATAGGAGTTATCAGCTATGCTAACTAACTTATCTTAGCTCACTAATCATTCAATTAATTGTGTAGTACAACCAACTAATATGTGTAGTACAACTATCAATAACTAACCAACTAATATGTGTAGTACAACTATCAGTAACTAACTTTTTTACTCTGTACTGTACACTAACTAACTTTAGGAATAATGCAATACACACATTTACATTGCTTGAATTCTTCAATCCTTCTAAcatgaatatagttaaagacatagaatattttctttgtctcaactctttgtttcactaatataattactcttGTATAGTAAATATAGATgtagacttaaaatattttctttgtctcaatcGTCTCTTTCACAACTATACACAATCTTTTTTACACTTATCATATTTCCTTGTACATACTCCATCAATACAAAGGAAGAACCACcactatttatagttgtagaattCTTCCATGTAATGAATATGATGAACGTGGGGTAGTACATATAGGTAGATGAATAGTCTTGACGTTACATAAGTTACATGAAAGTAATGGTCATGAAGTTATAAGAACTAATGACCTtgagagttacaagaactaatggttATATGAGTTACAAGAACTTATGGTTATCTTTATCACAATTCATGCCCACTAGCTAACACAAAAATATAATGTGATGAGCTACAAGAACAATAATACCACTTTCTTCACTTTATGCCTTTTAATTGTCATGcacttaatatttttattttaataataaaatgcaccaaCAATATATTTATGCACATCTAAAATTGAAGGATATAAATACTAATTGAAGAATCAAGTAAAAGTACACAATCTTTCCTAAAAAATGACAgtttgataaataaatatttcgTGATAGCAGAGTTTCAGGGAAAGCGGCATTTCAAAAAATGTGATATAAATAATCTAAATCTTAGCATTAGTGGAACTTCCGTGACATTTTACGCAATTATCTATTATCCTTACAAATCAAATTTAACCACACAGtatggtataaaataaaatattatatgctGCTAGTGTACAAAATTAACAAAATCTCTTGATCAATCAATGTATATGAACGTAGTTAGGCAGATTCAGATATTTCGTGATTCTCCTTCCTTCCAACCTTCCACATATACGATGGCGAAGTCAGGTAAAGTCAAGAGGTTCATCCATATATTTTTCgatagaaaattatattatttatatatagagagatgtTGAACTTTTTTTCATACACGGAATCATAATTTTCATTAGCATatacttaaaatataatttttgttataaaacaagaaagactaaagaagaagagtagagagaatagagagagtaattcttatttctcttgagagatgagagatcataagattataaatacaatgaacaaaacccctctatttatagggaaaattgaCTCCttgtctgagtaaaagacggatgtttcaaatcctaatagatatcaaagtaaatcttgatagatcttgatagacattcactataatgtaaatacatttataacactcccccttgaatgtctaattggtagataatgtgcctcgttaaaaccttactagaaaaaacccagtaagaaaaaaatctagtgaagaaaaaagagtacacatctctaataatacacatttcgactgcctcattaaaaaccttacaagggaaatccagtgggacaaaacctcgtaagggaaaaaaagtacagtgtatattaactccccctaatgagaacatccttgatctttgcatctcgatcttgtgtagcatcttcttaaaagttgcaattggagaagatttggtgaataaatcagtcacattgtcaattgaacgaatctgttgcacgttaatatcatcattcttttgtagctcatgtatgtagaaaagctttggcaaaatgtgcttcgttctatctccatttatgaatcctcccttaagatgtgctatgtatgctgaattatctctgtataaaattgtggatagattgtcatattttatattacatttttctcgaatgagatgtatcatggacctcaaccatacacattctcggcttgcttcatgaatagctattatctcagcatgatttgatgaagtgactacgatagactgctttgtatatctccaagatatgacagtaccaccatatatgaacacatagcctatttgagatcgagctttatgcggtgtatcgtggacctcaaccacacacattgtcggtttgcttcatgaatagctataatctcgcATGGTTCGATGAGATGGCTATCATAGACTGTTTTGTATATATTCAAGATGTGGCAGTATCCCTATATGTGAACACATTGaatgtttgagaccgagatttatgcgggtcagataagtacccaacatcagcatgaccagtaaGATCAGGACTGAAATCTtgagaataaaataagctcatgtatcttatcccatttcgatgtctcctagtaggagtagaaatataccttacTAACATATTAaccgaaaaggctataggccttgtagtatttgcaaggtacataagtgcatcaattgcactaagatatagtacttcataaccaatccaaatcgatatatttcgaattttagtaaataatctattgctttgaaaactctccaagagttccaatgattttcaagctataagcttatacaatataaggattataaataagttttccagaaacttttatatgcttcaagcattttgaatccttaaaagtttttcacataagttttgtcaagtgacaatattcaacatttcatgagtgacatcttcaaatatttggactgcaaatcaaataatttttatacttactaagatgcatcctttcatgtcacttgataaatgtttctacgtcagcatgcttaaattaacgtagaattaagatcctcgtaatctttcaaaatattatgtcaatattgtgtcaaagatattgatgatatatcattttgtatcggttcacaatgcgacataacattttgagatctcatcacttcattattttcaggtacatgaacctctcataaggtttcatgaagtattatgtcgtaggctcttcaagagctcagtgccttcttattatgattattttctccttatccttttcaaggattattttatttggaaccgattggtctatcagGCTTCACACATGtgtagac
The Capsicum annuum cultivar UCD-10X-F1 chromosome 6, UCD10Xv1.1, whole genome shotgun sequence DNA segment above includes these coding regions:
- the LOC124899240 gene encoding uncharacterized mitochondrial protein AtMg00820-like; protein product: MAPPTGTTTSSGTGGETVVDSNHPLHLHACDTPALAAYYSICEPSTFEEASLDPKWIEAMKSEILALEESNTWSVVDLPPGKDSIGCKWVF